In Rhodococcus sp. OK302, one genomic interval encodes:
- a CDS encoding MlaE family ABC transporter permease, whose translation MGVTRNSVLSPVNGALTQAGNIVELFVEVVKNTFRRPFQFREFIEQAWFIASVTILPTALVAIPFGAVVSLQTGSLIKQLGAESFTGAASVLAVIQQGSPLVTALLVAGAAGSAVTADLGSRTIREEIDAMEVLGINPIQRLVVPRVLAMILIAVLLNGLVSVVGIAGGYFFNVILQGGNPGAYISSFSAFAQLPDLWSGEIKAAVFGVIAGVISSYKGLHPSGGPKGVGEAVNQAVVITFLLLFFANLILTMVYLQIVPAKGS comes from the coding sequence ATGGGTGTCACCCGCAACTCGGTTCTGAGTCCCGTCAACGGAGCGCTAACTCAGGCCGGAAATATCGTCGAGCTGTTTGTCGAGGTCGTCAAGAACACGTTTAGACGCCCATTCCAGTTTCGCGAGTTCATCGAGCAGGCGTGGTTCATCGCCAGCGTGACGATCTTGCCGACTGCACTAGTCGCTATTCCGTTCGGCGCCGTCGTCTCGCTGCAGACAGGCTCACTGATCAAGCAACTCGGTGCTGAGTCGTTCACCGGCGCCGCCAGTGTCTTGGCGGTGATTCAGCAGGGCAGTCCGCTTGTGACAGCCCTGCTGGTTGCTGGTGCGGCCGGCTCGGCGGTGACCGCCGACCTCGGATCGCGGACTATTCGTGAAGAGATCGATGCCATGGAAGTTCTGGGCATCAATCCCATTCAGCGACTGGTGGTTCCACGTGTTCTCGCGATGATTCTTATCGCCGTGTTGCTCAACGGACTTGTGTCCGTCGTCGGTATTGCGGGTGGCTACTTCTTCAATGTGATTCTGCAGGGCGGTAATCCGGGCGCGTACATCTCGTCGTTCTCGGCCTTTGCGCAGCTGCCCGACCTGTGGAGCGGCGAGATCAAAGCAGCGGTGTTCGGGGTCATCGCGGGCGTTATCTCGTCGTACAAGGGACTGCATCCGTCGGGTGGGCCCAAGGGCGTCGGTGAAGCCGTCAACCAGGCCGTGGTCATCACGTTCTTGTTGCTGTTCTTCGCCAATCTGATTCTGACGATGGTGTACCTCCAGATCGTGCCGGCGAAGGGATCTTGA
- a CDS encoding MlaE family ABC transporter permease, which produces MTIARGRGDQFLLRSRKLARMPLNVLDRAGEQMSFYARAIAWTPRTLHRYRKETLRLLAEVTFGSGALAVIGGTIGVIAMMSGFTGVVVGLQGFAALEQLGSSVLTGFLSAYVNTREIAPIVAALALSATVGCGFTAQLGAMRISEEIDALEVMAVPSVPFLVTTRMIAGFVAVIPLYIVGLLAAYLASRVISTVFNGQSTGSYDHYFNLFLPPQDVLYSFAKVLVFAFVLILIHCYYGFHASGGPAGVGVAVGRAVRAAIVTIAVLDFFLSLAIWGTTTTVRVAG; this is translated from the coding sequence ATGACCATCGCACGAGGCCGCGGCGACCAGTTTCTACTGAGAAGTCGCAAGCTCGCCCGAATGCCACTCAATGTGCTCGACCGCGCCGGCGAACAAATGTCGTTCTATGCGCGTGCCATTGCCTGGACTCCGCGCACACTGCACCGCTACCGCAAGGAAACGCTTCGACTGTTGGCCGAAGTTACCTTCGGCAGTGGCGCTTTGGCTGTCATCGGCGGAACCATCGGCGTAATCGCGATGATGTCGGGATTCACCGGCGTCGTGGTCGGATTGCAGGGATTTGCCGCACTCGAGCAGCTGGGTAGTTCGGTTCTGACCGGCTTCCTGTCGGCGTACGTCAATACCCGTGAGATCGCTCCCATCGTTGCTGCTCTCGCGCTTTCGGCCACAGTGGGTTGTGGTTTCACCGCCCAACTGGGAGCGATGCGAATCTCGGAGGAGATCGACGCACTTGAGGTCATGGCAGTGCCGTCGGTTCCTTTCCTGGTCACGACGCGCATGATCGCCGGCTTTGTTGCCGTGATTCCGCTGTACATCGTGGGCCTGCTGGCTGCCTATCTCGCTTCGCGCGTGATCAGCACCGTGTTCAACGGGCAGTCGACGGGCTCGTACGACCACTACTTCAACTTGTTCCTGCCACCGCAAGACGTGTTGTACTCGTTTGCCAAGGTCCTGGTCTTCGCGTTCGTATTGATTCTGATCCACTGCTACTACGGGTTTCACGCGTCGGGTGGTCCCGCGGGTGTGGGCGTGGCCGTCGGTCGCGCCGTTCGCGCTGCCATCGTGACCATCGCGGTACTGGACTTCTTCCTCAGCCTCGCAATCTGGGGAACCACGACGACAGTGAGGGTGGCCGGATGA
- a CDS encoding MFS transporter gives MTHTTEIPPEARRSPIGSRSGRCIALAVICLAELLVVLDNTIVNVALPSIGVELRTNVSGLQWVVDAYTLTFAGLLLAFGNLGDRHGRRKIMIVGLIGVGVMSVAGAMSGSLEQVIAARAAMGIFAAAVFPATLALIINIFDDSRERALAIAAWTAMAGFAIAIGPMSGGWLLEHFSWHSVFWINVPVAAVAVLAVLRWVPESKSSKVSGVDTLGIVLSITGITLLVWAIIEAPRYGWLSSTTLGVGIGAVAILIGFVAWELHTASPILDMRLFRNRRFALPALAIAIAYFSMFGFLFLITQYFQGVREYTPFEFGVASLPFAVSVAVGAPVATLLAQRIGSTAVIVTGLLLTGLGLFLGGLVDVNSSYVIDVLPSMVFMALGLGIVQGPATESIMSSLPLDEAGAGSAVNDTTREIGGTLGVAVLGSIVASYYSSKVSPLIDQVPAAMMSDDEKGFAKASVLSVLEMREREVPQILDASRETLIISMKSAVLEGSHTASLVATGSVLICAVVVAVFLPWAPADHDSVLLAWRKKD, from the coding sequence ATGACGCACACCACAGAAATTCCACCGGAAGCCCGAAGGTCGCCGATCGGCTCCCGCTCCGGACGATGCATCGCACTCGCCGTCATCTGCCTTGCCGAATTGCTGGTCGTCCTCGACAACACGATAGTGAACGTGGCTTTGCCCTCCATCGGCGTCGAACTTCGTACGAATGTCAGCGGACTTCAGTGGGTTGTCGACGCCTACACACTCACGTTTGCCGGACTACTACTCGCCTTCGGCAACCTCGGCGACAGGCATGGTCGTCGAAAGATAATGATCGTCGGACTGATCGGCGTCGGTGTCATGTCTGTCGCGGGCGCGATGTCGGGTTCGTTGGAGCAGGTCATCGCTGCCCGGGCCGCGATGGGAATCTTTGCCGCAGCGGTCTTTCCGGCAACTCTTGCCCTCATCATCAACATCTTCGACGATTCACGTGAACGGGCACTTGCCATTGCCGCCTGGACTGCGATGGCCGGATTCGCGATCGCGATCGGTCCGATGTCCGGCGGCTGGCTTCTCGAACACTTCTCCTGGCATTCCGTGTTCTGGATCAACGTTCCGGTCGCCGCCGTCGCAGTCCTGGCAGTCCTGCGTTGGGTTCCGGAGTCGAAGTCGTCGAAAGTTTCCGGCGTAGACACACTCGGGATCGTCTTGTCGATCACCGGCATCACGCTTCTCGTCTGGGCAATCATCGAGGCCCCTCGCTACGGCTGGCTGAGTTCGACAACCCTGGGCGTCGGCATCGGCGCCGTAGCTATCCTCATCGGGTTCGTAGCGTGGGAACTGCACACTGCCTCGCCGATTCTCGATATGCGCCTGTTCCGCAACCGCCGTTTTGCTCTACCCGCGCTCGCCATCGCCATCGCGTACTTCTCGATGTTCGGCTTCCTGTTTCTGATCACCCAGTACTTCCAGGGTGTTCGCGAGTACACGCCATTCGAATTCGGAGTGGCATCGCTGCCGTTTGCCGTGTCGGTGGCCGTCGGCGCACCGGTCGCGACGCTCCTGGCCCAAAGAATCGGATCCACTGCTGTCATCGTGACCGGCCTGCTCCTCACCGGTCTCGGGCTGTTCCTCGGCGGACTCGTCGACGTGAACAGTAGTTACGTGATCGACGTTCTGCCGTCCATGGTGTTCATGGCACTCGGACTCGGGATTGTCCAGGGTCCCGCGACCGAATCGATCATGTCTTCACTCCCACTCGACGAGGCCGGCGCAGGCTCGGCAGTCAACGACACGACGCGCGAAATTGGCGGCACCCTCGGCGTCGCGGTTCTCGGATCGATCGTCGCGTCGTACTACTCGAGCAAAGTCAGTCCCCTCATCGACCAGGTGCCCGCCGCGATGATGTCCGACGACGAGAAGGGATTCGCGAAAGCCTCGGTACTCAGCGTCCTCGAGATGCGTGAACGGGAAGTGCCGCAGATCCTCGACGCATCCCGCGAGACGCTGATCATCTCGATGAAGTCCGCGGTCCTCGAAGGCTCACACACTGCCTCACTGGTCGCGACCGGATCCGTCTTGATCTGCGCAGTTGTCGTCGCGGTTTTCCTACCCTGGGCACCCGCGGACCACGACTCGGTATTGCTCGCTTGGCGCAAGAAGGACTGA
- the secE gene encoding preprotein translocase subunit SecE, whose amino-acid sequence MSEERDKRDADTSNAETLPSADSTGVDDTAADAVTRSDLSLDKDSDQESPSTSSGVSNKPTGKRAARGASVSASTVKTPARTASAQPNAKNPGKKPKAKKDNLFKRLRKFFREVISELRKVIWPNRKQMVTYTSVVLTFVVFMVAFISGVDIAVIKGVTWLFG is encoded by the coding sequence GTGAGCGAGGAGCGCGACAAGCGCGACGCCGACACTTCGAACGCGGAGACGTTACCGTCTGCCGATTCGACCGGTGTTGACGACACTGCAGCTGACGCGGTCACGCGTTCCGATCTTTCGCTGGACAAGGACAGTGACCAAGAGTCACCTTCCACGTCTAGTGGGGTTTCCAACAAGCCGACCGGAAAGCGCGCTGCACGCGGCGCCTCGGTCAGCGCGTCCACCGTGAAGACTCCGGCCCGGACGGCATCGGCACAGCCGAATGCAAAGAACCCCGGTAAGAAGCCCAAGGCGAAGAAGGACAACCTCTTCAAGCGCCTTCGGAAGTTCTTCCGCGAGGTCATCTCAGAACTCCGCAAGGTCATCTGGCCGAACCGTAAGCAGATGGTCACCTACACCAGCGTCGTGCTGACGTTCGTGGTCTTCATGGTCGCTTTCATCAGCGGCGTCGATATCGCTGTGATCAAGGGTGTCACCTGGCTGTTCGGCTGA
- the hadB gene encoding (3R)-hydroxyacyl-ACP dehydratase subunit HadB, whose amino-acid sequence MSLRKFSDVSVGDLLPEKAVTLTRGNLANYSGVAGDPNPIHFSDEVARLAGLPDVVAHGMLSMGIGAGYVTEWLGDPGAVTEYNVRFTSPVIVAADKAAEIEFTGKVKSIDEESKTAVLAIVAKSEGKKIFGRATATVRLA is encoded by the coding sequence ATGTCGCTTCGTAAATTTTCCGACGTGAGCGTCGGCGATCTCCTTCCGGAGAAGGCCGTCACGCTGACGCGTGGAAACCTCGCCAATTATTCTGGTGTCGCGGGTGATCCCAACCCGATTCACTTCAGTGACGAGGTTGCTCGACTTGCCGGCCTGCCCGATGTGGTGGCGCACGGCATGCTCTCCATGGGCATCGGTGCCGGTTACGTCACCGAATGGCTGGGGGACCCGGGCGCTGTGACCGAGTACAATGTACGGTTCACTAGCCCGGTCATCGTGGCGGCCGACAAGGCTGCCGAGATCGAGTTCACCGGTAAGGTGAAGTCGATCGACGAAGAAAGTAAGACTGCAGTACTGGCAATTGTGGCGAAGTCCGAAGGCAAGAAAATTTTCGGTCGCGCCACTGCCACGGTCCGTCTGGCCTGA
- the rplA gene encoding 50S ribosomal protein L1 encodes MAKRSKAYLAAAEKIDADKLYSPLQAAKLAKETSSTKMDATVEVAVRLGVDPRKADQMVRGTVNLPHGTGKTARVIVFAVGEKAAEAEAAGADVVGAEDLIERIQGGWVDFDAAIATPDQMAKVGRIARVLGPRGLMPNPKTGTVTADVTKAVNDIKGGKINFRVDKQANLHFVIGKASFDDEKLVENYGAALDEILRAKPSSAKGRYVKKITVSTTTGPGIPVDPNRTRNLLEDAADA; translated from the coding sequence ATGGCAAAGCGCAGCAAGGCGTATCTCGCCGCCGCTGAGAAGATCGACGCAGACAAGCTCTACAGCCCGCTTCAGGCTGCAAAGCTCGCCAAGGAGACGTCGTCCACCAAGATGGATGCAACCGTTGAGGTTGCAGTTCGTCTGGGCGTCGACCCCCGTAAGGCTGACCAGATGGTCCGCGGAACGGTTAACCTGCCCCACGGCACCGGTAAGACCGCTCGCGTCATCGTGTTCGCTGTTGGCGAGAAGGCAGCAGAAGCTGAGGCTGCAGGCGCTGACGTAGTCGGTGCAGAAGACCTGATCGAGCGCATCCAGGGTGGATGGGTCGATTTCGACGCCGCAATCGCGACCCCTGATCAGATGGCCAAGGTCGGCCGCATCGCCCGAGTCCTCGGACCCCGTGGCCTGATGCCGAACCCGAAGACGGGCACCGTTACGGCGGATGTCACGAAGGCTGTCAACGACATCAAGGGCGGAAAGATCAACTTCCGCGTCGACAAGCAGGCCAACCTGCACTTCGTCATCGGCAAGGCATCGTTCGACGATGAGAAGCTGGTGGAGAACTACGGCGCAGCGCTGGACGAGATCCTGCGTGCGAAGCCCTCGTCGGCCAAGGGCCGCTACGTGAAGAAGATCACGGTTTCGACCACCACCGGTCCGGGCATCCCGGTGGATCCGAACCGTACGCGCAACCTCCTCGAGGATGCTGCAGACGCGTAA
- a CDS encoding ABC transporter ATP-binding protein, with product MVGVEVAVQGLTKSFGSQRIWQDVSLTLPAGEVSALLGPSGTGKSVFLKSLIGLLRPEQGSIVIDGTDILQCSSKELYEIRKLFGVLFQDGALFGSMNLYDNIAFPLREHTKKSESDIRKIVMEKLDLTGLVGAEDKLPGEISGGMRKRAGLARALVLDPEIILVDEPDSGLDPVRTTYISQTLIDINAQSDATILIVSHNINLARTVPDNIGMLFRRQLVMFGPREVLLTSDEPVVKQFLNGTMIGPIGMSEEKDEAQMAHEQALVDAGHHAGGVEDVEGIVPQMKATPGNPERQAVGRRQERVRQIMHTLPANAQAAIQDSLNEAGVGGQYDPQYADASGYAGEWDGNSQDTQVIPAYEGDPYGNTTHGQG from the coding sequence ATGGTGGGAGTCGAGGTAGCGGTACAAGGACTGACAAAGTCTTTCGGGTCGCAAAGGATTTGGCAGGATGTGTCGTTGACGCTCCCTGCCGGTGAGGTCAGTGCTCTTCTGGGACCGTCGGGCACCGGTAAGTCGGTATTTTTGAAGTCCTTGATCGGACTGCTCCGCCCCGAACAGGGCTCTATCGTGATCGACGGCACGGACATCCTCCAGTGCTCCTCCAAGGAGCTCTACGAGATTCGCAAGTTGTTCGGTGTGCTCTTCCAGGACGGCGCACTGTTCGGTTCCATGAACTTGTACGACAACATCGCTTTCCCATTGCGTGAGCACACCAAGAAGTCCGAGTCGGACATCCGCAAGATCGTGATGGAGAAGCTCGATCTCACGGGTCTCGTCGGCGCCGAGGACAAGCTCCCCGGCGAGATCTCCGGCGGTATGCGCAAACGTGCAGGTTTGGCGCGGGCGCTCGTTCTCGATCCCGAAATCATCCTCGTCGACGAGCCGGACTCCGGCCTCGACCCGGTTCGCACCACCTACATCAGCCAGACACTGATCGACATCAACGCGCAGAGCGACGCCACGATTCTGATCGTGTCGCACAACATCAACCTCGCTCGAACCGTGCCGGACAACATCGGCATGCTTTTCCGTCGCCAACTCGTCATGTTCGGCCCGCGTGAGGTGCTCCTGACGTCGGACGAGCCCGTCGTCAAGCAGTTCCTCAACGGCACCATGATCGGTCCGATCGGTATGTCGGAGGAGAAGGACGAAGCACAGATGGCTCACGAGCAGGCGCTCGTCGATGCCGGTCACCACGCTGGTGGTGTCGAGGATGTCGAGGGCATCGTTCCGCAGATGAAGGCAACGCCCGGTAATCCGGAGCGTCAGGCCGTCGGACGACGTCAGGAACGTGTCCGCCAGATCATGCACACCCTTCCGGCAAACGCGCAGGCCGCAATTCAGGACAGCCTGAACGAAGCCGGCGTAGGTGGCCAGTACGATCCGCAATACGCCGACGCAAGCGGTTACGCAGGCGAGTGGGACGGAAATTCGCAGGACACGCAGGTGATCCCTGCATACGAGGGCGATCCATACGGAAACACGACGCACGGGCAAGGGTAG
- the rplK gene encoding 50S ribosomal protein L11, whose product MPPKKKKLAGLIKLQIPAGQANPAPPVGPALGQHGVNIMEFCKAYNAATESQRGNIVPVEISVYEDRTFDFKLKTPPASRLLLKAAGVAKGSGEPHKTKVATVTMDQVREIAKTKAEDLNANDIEQAAKIIAGTARSMGITVEG is encoded by the coding sequence ATGCCCCCAAAGAAGAAGAAGCTCGCCGGGCTCATCAAGCTGCAGATCCCCGCAGGTCAGGCTAACCCTGCACCTCCCGTGGGTCCCGCGCTCGGTCAGCACGGCGTGAACATCATGGAATTCTGCAAGGCATACAACGCGGCGACTGAGTCCCAGCGCGGCAACATTGTGCCTGTCGAGATCTCGGTCTACGAAGACCGGACCTTCGATTTCAAGCTGAAGACCCCTCCCGCATCGCGTCTGCTGCTCAAGGCTGCCGGCGTTGCCAAGGGCTCCGGCGAGCCGCACAAGACCAAGGTCGCCACAGTGACCATGGATCAGGTGCGCGAAATCGCAAAGACCAAGGCAGAAGACCTCAACGCCAATGACATCGAGCAGGCCGCGAAGATCATCGCCGGCACCGCTCGTTCCATGGGCATCACGGTCGAGGGCTAA
- a CDS encoding YajQ family cyclic di-GMP-binding protein encodes MADSSFDVVSKVDRQEVDNALHQAAKELTTRFDFRNTGASIDWSGEETITLNADTEERLLAALEVFKEKLIRRDISLKAFDAGEPAQSGKIYKLSGTLVQGITSENAKKITKKIRDEGPKGVKAQIQGEELRVSSKKRDDLQAVMALLRGDDFGIALQFVNYR; translated from the coding sequence GTGGCTGATTCGTCCTTCGACGTGGTGAGCAAAGTAGACCGTCAAGAGGTAGACAACGCCTTACATCAAGCTGCCAAGGAGTTGACCACGCGTTTCGACTTCCGGAACACCGGTGCGTCGATCGATTGGTCGGGTGAAGAGACGATCACGTTGAACGCCGATACCGAGGAGCGTCTGCTGGCCGCACTCGAGGTGTTCAAGGAAAAGTTGATTCGCCGTGACATCTCTCTGAAGGCGTTCGATGCCGGCGAGCCGGCCCAGTCCGGAAAGATCTACAAGCTGTCCGGGACATTGGTCCAGGGCATCACCAGCGAGAATGCCAAGAAGATCACCAAGAAGATCCGTGACGAGGGCCCTAAGGGCGTCAAAGCGCAGATCCAGGGTGAAGAGCTCCGCGTGAGCAGCAAGAAGCGTGACGACCTCCAGGCCGTCATGGCTCTCCTCCGCGGTGACGACTTCGGAATCGCACTGCAGTTCGTGAACTACAGGTAG
- the rplL gene encoding 50S ribosomal protein L7/L12 codes for MAKLSTEELLDQFKELTLLELSEFVKAFEETFEVTAAAPVAVAVAGAPAAEAAEEQDEFDVVLESAGDKKIQVIKVVREVVSGLGLKEAKDLVESAPKAILEKVSKEAAEAAKEKLEGAGAKIVIK; via the coding sequence ATGGCGAAGCTCAGCACCGAAGAATTGTTGGACCAGTTCAAGGAGCTCACCCTCCTCGAGCTCTCGGAGTTCGTTAAGGCATTCGAGGAGACCTTCGAGGTCACCGCTGCTGCTCCCGTCGCCGTCGCCGTTGCAGGCGCACCGGCTGCCGAGGCTGCTGAAGAGCAGGACGAGTTCGACGTCGTCCTCGAGTCGGCTGGCGACAAGAAGATCCAGGTCATCAAGGTCGTCCGTGAGGTCGTTTCCGGCCTCGGCCTGAAGGAAGCCAAGGATCTCGTCGAGAGCGCTCCGAAGGCAATCCTCGAGAAGGTTTCGAAGGAAGCAGCAGAAGCTGCAAAGGAAAAGCTCGAAGGCGCCGGCGCGAAGATCGTCATCAAGTAA
- the rplJ gene encoding 50S ribosomal protein L10 produces MAKPEKISAVAEITEQFKGSTAAVVTEYRGLSVGNITTLRRALGEGATYSVAKNTLVKRAAKEAGIEGLDDLFVGPTAIAFIKGEPVDAAKALKNFAKDNKALIIKGGYMDGAALSVDEVNKIADLESREILLAKLAGAMKGNLAKAAGLFNAPASQMARLAAALQEKLAAEGGASAPVEAAEEAATEAPAEAEAES; encoded by the coding sequence ATGGCAAAGCCTGAGAAGATTTCTGCAGTTGCAGAAATCACCGAGCAGTTCAAGGGTTCGACCGCTGCTGTGGTCACGGAATACCGTGGTCTGTCAGTGGGCAACATCACGACACTGCGACGCGCTCTCGGAGAAGGTGCCACCTACTCCGTCGCCAAGAACACCCTGGTTAAGCGTGCCGCCAAAGAGGCTGGCATCGAGGGCCTTGATGACCTGTTCGTCGGACCGACCGCCATTGCATTCATCAAGGGCGAACCGGTCGACGCTGCGAAGGCACTGAAAAACTTCGCAAAGGACAACAAGGCGCTCATCATCAAGGGCGGCTACATGGACGGCGCTGCGCTGTCCGTGGACGAGGTCAACAAGATCGCGGATCTCGAATCCCGCGAAATCCTGTTGGCTAAGCTTGCCGGCGCGATGAAGGGCAACTTGGCAAAGGCCGCAGGCCTGTTCAATGCTCCCGCTTCGCAGATGGCCCGTTTGGCTGCTGCACTGCAGGAGAAGCTGGCCGCAGAAGGCGGAGCTTCGGCTCCCGTCGAAGCTGCCGAAGAGGCTGCTACCGAGGCTCCGGCCGAGGCCGAAGCCGAAAGCTGA
- the rpmG gene encoding 50S ribosomal protein L33, which yields MASSTDVRPKITLACEVCKHRNYITKKNRRNDPDRLELKKFCSNCGTHQSHRESK from the coding sequence GTGGCCTCCTCGACCGACGTTCGGCCCAAGATCACCTTGGCCTGCGAGGTATGCAAGCACCGTAACTACATCACCAAGAAGAATCGGCGCAACGACCCCGATCGCCTGGAGCTCAAGAAGTTCTGCTCCAACTGCGGAACCCACCAGTCGCATCGCGAGTCGAAGTAG
- the nusG gene encoding transcription termination/antitermination protein NusG: MSTPENDTNEALAEERVSAEAAAEVDVVVAEGTDADSADGTEADAVETEDAVETEATEDVISEDAENSDEAAPEADLEVEDPVAELKAALRRAPGDWYVIHSYAGYENKVKTNLETRVQNLDVGDYIFQVEVPTEEVTEIKNGQRKQVNRKVLPGYILVRMELNDESWGAVRNTPGVTGFVGATSRPSPLSLNDVVKFLLPQQEQKKQQAAAAAVAAGEAPSESFGKPLIEVDFEIGESVTVMDGPFATLPASISEVNGEQQKLKVLVSIFGRETPVELNFNQVAKI, from the coding sequence GTGAGCACCCCCGAGAACGACACGAATGAGGCCTTGGCCGAAGAGCGTGTTTCTGCCGAGGCGGCAGCCGAAGTAGACGTCGTGGTTGCCGAAGGCACCGATGCTGACAGTGCCGATGGCACCGAAGCCGACGCTGTCGAGACCGAAGACGCTGTCGAGACCGAAGCAACAGAAGACGTCATCTCCGAGGACGCCGAGAACTCCGACGAAGCTGCTCCCGAAGCCGACCTCGAGGTCGAGGATCCGGTTGCGGAATTGAAGGCTGCTCTGCGCCGCGCACCGGGCGACTGGTACGTCATTCATTCGTACGCAGGTTACGAAAACAAGGTCAAGACCAACCTCGAGACCCGCGTTCAGAACCTCGACGTCGGTGACTACATCTTCCAGGTGGAAGTTCCCACCGAAGAGGTCACCGAGATCAAGAACGGTCAGCGTAAGCAGGTCAACCGCAAGGTTTTGCCCGGCTACATCCTGGTCCGCATGGAACTCAACGACGAGTCGTGGGGCGCAGTGCGCAACACGCCGGGCGTCACCGGATTTGTCGGCGCCACATCGCGCCCGTCTCCGTTGTCTCTCAACGACGTCGTGAAGTTCCTGCTTCCCCAGCAGGAGCAGAAGAAGCAGCAGGCAGCAGCGGCTGCTGTCGCAGCAGGCGAGGCACCGTCCGAGTCCTTCGGCAAGCCCCTCATCGAGGTCGACTTCGAGATCGGCGAATCCGTCACTGTCATGGACGGTCCGTTCGCGACTCTGCCGGCCAGCATCAGCGAGGTCAACGGCGAGCAGCAGAAGCTCAAGGTTCTCGTATCGATCTTCGGTCGTGAAACCCCGGTTGAACTCAACTTCAACCAGGTCGCAAAGATCTGA
- the hadA gene encoding (3R)-hydroxyacyl-ACP dehydratase subunit HadA, which translates to MVGHHYRVEDFYEVGREKVREFARAVQDAHPAHYDETAAKGLGYDGLIAPVTFVAIVGSIAQRRLFDEIVTGYDLSQILHTDQRVVLHKPIQVGDRLFCDVYLDSFRQAAGSDIIVTKNIITDQNDDEVVTMWTTLVARTGGEVDENIAHAVKDVMMHVAS; encoded by the coding sequence ATGGTTGGTCACCACTATCGTGTCGAAGACTTCTACGAGGTCGGGCGCGAGAAGGTGCGCGAGTTTGCTCGCGCTGTCCAGGACGCGCACCCCGCGCATTATGACGAAACCGCAGCTAAGGGCCTCGGATACGACGGCCTGATCGCTCCGGTGACGTTTGTTGCGATCGTGGGCAGTATCGCTCAGCGACGTCTGTTCGATGAAATCGTCACCGGCTACGACCTGAGTCAGATTCTCCATACCGACCAACGGGTTGTGCTGCATAAGCCAATTCAGGTTGGGGATCGACTCTTCTGCGACGTCTACCTGGATTCGTTCAGGCAGGCAGCAGGTAGCGACATCATCGTAACCAAGAACATCATCACCGATCAGAACGACGACGAGGTCGTCACGATGTGGACAACTCTGGTTGCCCGCACCGGCGGCGAGGTGGACGAGAATATCGCCCACGCAGTCAAGGATGTGATGATGCATGTCGCTTCGTAA